A stretch of the Notamacropus eugenii isolate mMacEug1 chromosome 2, mMacEug1.pri_v2, whole genome shotgun sequence genome encodes the following:
- the IL17A gene encoding interleukin-17A codes for MSSLGNLPGFKSLLLLLVLAVMMKTGVSMPKRSGCPKAEKNDSSQRVSINMNIINRNQGSKISPDYKNRSTSPWDMFPNEDANRLPRTIWEAKCRHSGCINAEGKVDHHLNSVAIQQEILVLRREFPNCSTSFRLEKMLVTVGCTCVTPRTVS; via the exons ATGTCTTCTCTGGGCAACTTGCCAGGG tttaagtcactgctgctgttgctggtTCTGGCGGTCATGATGAAGACAGGAGTCTCAATGCCAAAGAGGTCAGGCTGCCCCAAAGCTGAAAAGAACGACTCTTCTCAGAGAGTTAGCATCAACATGAATATCATTAACCGAAACCAAGGCTCAAAGATATCCCCTGATTACAAGAACCGCTCCACCTCTCCTTGGGATATGTT TCCTAACGAGGATGCCAACAGACTGCCCCGCACCATCTGGGAGGCTAAGTGCCGTCACTCAGGCTGCATCAACGCCGAGGGGAAAGTGGACCACCACCTGAACTCTGTCGCCATCCAGCAGGAGATCTTGGTCCTCCGCAGAGAGTTCCCAAACTGTTCCACTTCCTTCAGGCTGGAGAAGATGCTGGTGACTGTGGGCTGCACTTGTGTGACCCCACGCACAGTGTCCTGA